The proteins below come from a single Aphis gossypii isolate Hap1 unplaced genomic scaffold, ASM2018417v2 Contig00368, whole genome shotgun sequence genomic window:
- the LOC126553898 gene encoding 52 kDa repressor of the inhibitor of the protein kinase-like, with translation MKRMVTKDDEMLPSYALHAIKHCDPVIFTNIFVLLKVLCTLPVSTATSERSFSSLKRVKSYLRNSMKEDRLNGLVLLSYYRDIEITPEEILDEMAKKPRKIDLLL, from the exons ATGAAGCGCATGGTAACCAAGGATGATGAAATGTTGCCATCATATGCATTACATGCTATCAAGCATTGTGATCcagttatatttactaatatatttgttttattaaaagttctaTGTACACTTCCCGTCTCGACTGCAACATCAGAGAGATCCTTTTCTAGTTTAAAAAGAGTAAAATCCTATCTCAGAAATAGTATGAAAGAG GATCGTCTTAATGGATTGGTGCTCCTGAGTTATTACAGGGATATTGAAATCACACCAGAAGAAATATTAGATGAAATGGCCAAAAAGCCGAGAAAAATAGATCttctgttataa